A genomic window from Oryctolagus cuniculus chromosome 12, mOryCun1.1, whole genome shotgun sequence includes:
- the BMF gene encoding bcl-2-modifying factor isoform X1: MEPPQCVEELEDDVFQPEDGEPGTQPQSLLSADPFAQSQLDCPLGRLHLFPLTHCCGPGLRPTSQEDKATQTLSPASPSQGVMLPCGVTEEPQRLFYGNAGYRLPLPASFPANFALGEQPPEGQWQHRAEVQIARKLQCIADQFHRLHLQQHPANVPGRQKTMAEVLGPVPQCGRHRWSSRVMVSIWPSPDHCSLLRSEPVDGRLVSLSFFLSLCHSAL; encoded by the exons ATGGAGCCACCTCAGTGTGTGGAGGAGCTGGAGGATGACGTGTTCCAGCCAGAGGACGGGGAGCCGGGGACCCAGCCCCAAAGCTTGCTCTCTGCTGACCCGTTTGCCCAGAGCCAGCTGGACTGCCCCCTGGGGCGGCTGcacctcttccctctcacccactgcTGTGGTCCTGGGCTGCGACCCACCAGCCAGGAAGACAAGGCCACCCAGACCCTCAGCCCCGCCTCCCCGAGCCAAGGGGTCATGCTGCCTTGTGGGGTGACCGAGGAACCCCAGCGACTCTTTTATG GCAATGCTGGCTAccggctccctctccctgccagtTTCCCTGCAAACTTCGCGCTGGGGGAGCAGCCCCCTGAAGGGCAGTGGCAGCATCGAGCAGAGGTCCAGATTGCTCGGAAGCTTCAGTGCATTGCTGACCAGTTCCACCGGCTTCATTTACAGCAA catcctgctaatgtgcctggaaggcagaagacgatggctgaagtacttgggcctgtgccCCAATGTGGGAGGcaccgatggagttccagggtcatggtttctatctggcccagccccgaccattgtAGCctcctgaggagtgaaccagtggatggaagattggtttctctctccttctttctctctctgtgtcactccgccctttaa
- the BMF gene encoding bcl-2-modifying factor isoform X2: MEPPQCVEELEDDVFQPEDGEPGTQPQSLLSADPFAQSQLDCPLGRLHLFPLTHCCGPGLRPTSQEDKATQTLSPASPSQGVMLPCGVTEEPQRLFYGNAGYRLPLPASFPANFALGEQPPEGQWQHRAEVQIARKLQCIADQFHRLHLQQLHL, from the exons ATGGAGCCACCTCAGTGTGTGGAGGAGCTGGAGGATGACGTGTTCCAGCCAGAGGACGGGGAGCCGGGGACCCAGCCCCAAAGCTTGCTCTCTGCTGACCCGTTTGCCCAGAGCCAGCTGGACTGCCCCCTGGGGCGGCTGcacctcttccctctcacccactgcTGTGGTCCTGGGCTGCGACCCACCAGCCAGGAAGACAAGGCCACCCAGACCCTCAGCCCCGCCTCCCCGAGCCAAGGGGTCATGCTGCCTTGTGGGGTGACCGAGGAACCCCAGCGACTCTTTTATG GCAATGCTGGCTAccggctccctctccctgccagtTTCCCTGCAAACTTCGCGCTGGGGGAGCAGCCCCCTGAAGGGCAGTGGCAGCATCGAGCAGAGGTCCAGATTGCTCGGAAGCTTCAGTGCATTGCTGACCAGTTCCACCGGCTTCATTTACAGCAA CTGCATCTCTGA
- the BMF gene encoding bcl-2-modifying factor isoform X3: MEPPQCVEELEDDVFQPEDGEPGTQPQSLLSADPFAQSQLDCPLGRLHLFPLTHCCGPGLRPTSQEDKATQTLSPASPSQGVMLPCGVTEEPQRLFYGNAGYRLPLPASFPANFALGEQPPEGQWQHRAEVQIARKLQCIADQFHRLHLQQHQQNRNRVWWQILLFLHNLALNGDENRDGAGPR; the protein is encoded by the exons ATGGAGCCACCTCAGTGTGTGGAGGAGCTGGAGGATGACGTGTTCCAGCCAGAGGACGGGGAGCCGGGGACCCAGCCCCAAAGCTTGCTCTCTGCTGACCCGTTTGCCCAGAGCCAGCTGGACTGCCCCCTGGGGCGGCTGcacctcttccctctcacccactgcTGTGGTCCTGGGCTGCGACCCACCAGCCAGGAAGACAAGGCCACCCAGACCCTCAGCCCCGCCTCCCCGAGCCAAGGGGTCATGCTGCCTTGTGGGGTGACCGAGGAACCCCAGCGACTCTTTTATG GCAATGCTGGCTAccggctccctctccctgccagtTTCCCTGCAAACTTCGCGCTGGGGGAGCAGCCCCCTGAAGGGCAGTGGCAGCATCGAGCAGAGGTCCAGATTGCTCGGAAGCTTCAGTGCATTGCTGACCAGTTCCACCGGCTTCATTTACAGCAA caccagcagaaCCGAAATCGCGTGTGGTGGCAGATCCTCCTCTTCCTGCACAACCTGGCTCTGAATGGTGACGAGAACAGGGATGGGGCAGGTCCTAGGTGA